One Campylobacter sputorum subsp. sputorum DNA segment encodes these proteins:
- a CDS encoding D-alanine--D-alanine ligase produces MRLAVIFGGVSYEHEISIVSAIALKNVLKTDLDFIFCDKFRNFYLIDKKDMKANFFSSKKYQKSKQLELKNGGFFTKSIMSKKLDITCVINLIHGCDGEDGKIAALFDFFDINYIGPRLEASVLSFSKELTKLYAKKVGVNVLPYEVIKRGEMPTFELPIILKPLRLGSSIGVSMVHDKSDLEYALDVAFEFDDEVLVEPLIENVREFNLAGCKIEDKIVHSIVEEPKKEKMLDFEQKYMSFSNENRSKKADITLELENEFKATFDKIYNTTFDGALIRCDFFYHEGKIYLNEINPNPGSLANYLFNDFENIILKLAKNTPKSKQIDIDYKFINSITSAKDKL; encoded by the coding sequence ATGAGATTAGCTGTGATATTTGGCGGAGTTAGTTACGAACATGAAATAAGCATAGTTTCAGCTATTGCTTTAAAAAATGTATTGAAAACAGATTTGGATTTTATTTTTTGTGATAAATTTAGAAATTTTTATCTCATAGATAAAAAAGATATGAAAGCAAATTTCTTCAGTTCTAAAAAGTATCAAAAGTCAAAACAATTAGAGTTGAAAAATGGTGGATTTTTTACAAAATCTATAATGAGTAAAAAGCTTGATATAACTTGTGTTATAAATTTAATTCACGGATGTGATGGAGAAGATGGTAAAATAGCGGCTTTATTTGACTTTTTTGATATAAATTACATAGGGCCAAGGCTAGAAGCAAGTGTGCTTAGTTTTAGTAAAGAGCTAACAAAACTTTATGCTAAAAAAGTTGGTGTAAATGTGCTTCCTTATGAGGTTATAAAAAGAGGCGAAATGCCGACATTTGAGCTACCTATTATCTTAAAACCGCTTAGACTAGGCAGTTCAATAGGTGTAAGTATGGTGCATGATAAAAGCGATTTAGAGTATGCTTTGGATGTGGCTTTTGAGTTTGATGATGAGGTGTTAGTTGAGCCGCTTATAGAAAATGTAAGAGAGTTTAATCTAGCTGGTTGTAAAATAGAAGATAAAATCGTTCATTCCATAGTTGAAGAGCCTAAAAAAGAAAAAATGCTTGATTTTGAGCAAAAGTATATGAGTTTTTCAAATGAAAATAGAAGCAAAAAAGCAGATATAACATTAGAGCTTGAAAATGAATTTAAAGCTACTTTTGATAAGATTTATAACACAACTTTTGATGGTGCACTCATAAGATGTGACTTTTTTTATCACGAGGGTAAAATTTACCTCAATGAGATAAATCCAAACCCCGGAAGTTTGGCAAACTATCTTTTTAATGATTTTGAAAATATTATTTTAAAATTGGCAAAAAATACCCCAAAAAGTAAGCAAATAGATATAGATTATAAATTTATAAACTCTATAACATCGGCAAAAGATAAACTTTAA
- a CDS encoding tRNA dihydrouridine synthase: MIDFNKLPLFLAPLAGYSDPPLRNVVKRFGCDVTVSEMISANALAYENEKTLKMLTHSHLEKPFIVQIEASNVDSVKNAVCVLNKFDDIDGIDLNCGCPAPKVVKQNAGSALLKDISLMQSLIQTIKKLSNKTYLSVKVRIGFDEKIPVIIAKACEEAGADFITMHGRTKTGGFSSRVDYEAIKEAKNSIKIPLVANGNIDENNANEILKTTQCDALMIGRASIGKPWIFHEIKTGKNIDNKLKKEIILYHFEQMLEHFSERGVGLFRKHLHEYSKGLDGASNFRNDVNFTNNSKDMQKLIMEFF; encoded by the coding sequence ATGATAGATTTTAATAAATTACCGCTTTTCTTAGCTCCTCTTGCCGGTTATTCAGATCCGCCTTTAAGAAACGTTGTAAAACGTTTCGGGTGTGATGTAACAGTTAGTGAGATGATAAGTGCAAATGCGTTAGCTTATGAAAATGAAAAAACTCTTAAAATGCTGACACATTCGCATTTAGAAAAGCCTTTCATAGTCCAAATAGAAGCATCAAATGTTGATAGTGTAAAAAATGCTGTTTGTGTTTTAAATAAATTTGATGATATTGATGGAATTGATTTAAATTGCGGTTGTCCTGCACCAAAAGTTGTAAAGCAAAATGCTGGTTCTGCTCTTTTAAAAGATATATCTTTAATGCAAAGCTTAATACAAACAATAAAAAAATTATCAAACAAAACATATCTAAGTGTAAAAGTAAGAATCGGTTTTGATGAGAAAATTCCAGTAATCATAGCAAAAGCTTGCGAGGAAGCAGGGGCTGATTTTATAACAATGCATGGTAGAACAAAAACTGGCGGATTTTCATCTAGAGTTGATTATGAAGCCATAAAAGAAGCAAAAAATAGCATAAAAATACCACTAGTTGCAAACGGAAATATAGATGAAAATAACGCTAATGAAATACTAAAAACCACACAATGCGACGCACTTATGATAGGAAGAGCAAGCATAGGAAAGCCTTGGATATTTCACGAGATAAAAACCGGAAAAAATATAGACAATAAACTTAAAAAAGAGATTATCTTATATCATTTTGAGCAGATGTTAGAGCACTTTAGTGAGCGTGGAGTAGGGCTTTTTAGAAAACATTTACACGAATACTCAAAAGGATTAGATGGTGCATCAAATTTTAGAAA
- a CDS encoding MlaD family protein codes for MENKNSYTIVGVFFVVCVFCISMFLLWMNARGNEDVYRSYYIQTQVLPNGIKDGSEVKFIGVPAGFVKRIYFSNLQNATIEIEVLVNDGLPIKKDSTAVVESQGITGISYINISKGSDEAESFKENEKAVIALTPGLIDKITSRADMLYENLINAFNSISLVLNDDNAKKINSILTTLNSSISNLGSKENIEKLNSIINSLNMIANNFENESSAMNGFFTRATKTVDSIDRLIYNINHTLAQFNTNQILIRQRIESDDYNLRAIAFPTLNQTTNTMIEFQDVLKEIKSMLFRLEDDPYKFFFKNTQKED; via the coding sequence ATGGAAAATAAAAATTCCTATACAATAGTGGGCGTATTTTTTGTTGTTTGTGTTTTTTGCATATCTATGTTTTTGTTATGGATGAATGCAAGAGGAAATGAAGATGTTTATAGATCATATTATATACAAACACAAGTTTTGCCAAATGGTATAAAAGATGGTAGTGAGGTTAAATTTATCGGTGTTCCTGCTGGATTTGTAAAAAGAATATATTTTAGCAATTTACAAAATGCAACGATAGAAATAGAAGTTTTGGTAAATGACGGATTGCCGATAAAAAAAGATAGCACAGCAGTCGTGGAATCTCAAGGGATTACTGGAATTTCATACATAAATATAAGTAAAGGCAGTGATGAGGCTGAGAGTTTTAAAGAAAATGAAAAAGCAGTAATAGCTTTAACACCAGGTCTTATCGATAAAATCACTTCAAGAGCTGATATGTTATATGAAAATTTAATTAACGCATTTAATAGCATATCTTTGGTTTTAAATGATGATAATGCTAAAAAAATAAACTCTATTTTGACAACTTTAAATAGCTCTATATCAAATTTAGGAAGTAAAGAGAACATAGAAAAACTTAATTCTATTATAAATTCCTTAAATATGATTGCAAATAATTTTGAAAATGAAAGCTCTGCTATGAATGGATTTTTTACAAGAGCTACAAAAACCGTTGATAGTATTGATAGACTGATTTACAATATAAATCACACTCTAGCACAGTTTAATACAAACCAAATTTTGATTAGGCAGCGTATAGAAAGTGATGATTATAATCTTAGAGCCATAGCATTTCCAACTTTAAACCAAACCACAAATACTATGATAGAATTTCAAGATGTATTAAAAGAGATAAAAAGTATGTTGTTTAGATTAGAAGATGATCCATATAAATTTTTCTTTAAAAATACTCAAAAAGAAGACTAA
- the dksA gene encoding RNA polymerase-binding protein DksA, with protein sequence MNKKDLATFKKMLTDEKEKIIESINKSTEELSGLRDSGASDELDVASINTDQIISQAINEQQAKNLGEINWALSKIDNGKYGICEMCDDEISIERLKIKPHARFCIVCSEMLEKMPKRKG encoded by the coding sequence ATGAACAAAAAAGATTTAGCTACTTTTAAAAAAATGCTTACCGATGAGAAAGAAAAAATCATAGAAAGCATAAACAAATCAACTGAAGAGTTAAGCGGACTTAGAGATAGCGGTGCCAGTGATGAGTTAGATGTAGCATCTATAAATACAGATCAAATAATATCTCAAGCCATCAATGAACAACAAGCTAAAAATTTAGGCGAGATAAACTGGGCTCTTAGCAAAATAGATAATGGAAAATACGGAATTTGTGAAATGTGCGATGATGAGATAAGTATTGAGAGATTAAAGATTAAGCCACATGCTAGATTTTGTATAGTATGTAGTGAAATGCTAGAAAAAATGCCAAAACGAAAAGGATAA
- a CDS encoding ABC transporter ATP-binding protein, giving the protein MQDSVNFSVKKAEIYGFLGGSGSGKTTLMKTLFYLKEPKSGVVKIFDKDIWALDDNDRMELKLKCGVMFQFGALYSSMNILDNIGVLLREHSKIPNKIIDEISMFWLQKVGLDKQTATLYPSQLSGGMKKRASLARALVLSPQILFLDEPNSGLDPMSARGFDRLICDLRDSLGITVVMVTHDIDSIFGILDRFLIIENKKIIFEGNVEEVKDLKNNPLEDLFSMRDKNYGK; this is encoded by the coding sequence ATGCAAGATAGCGTAAATTTCAGTGTAAAAAAAGCTGAAATTTATGGTTTTTTAGGCGGAAGTGGAAGTGGTAAAACAACTCTTATGAAAACCCTTTTTTATTTAAAAGAGCCAAAAAGTGGCGTTGTAAAGATTTTTGATAAAGACATATGGGCGTTAGATGATAATGATAGGATGGAGCTAAAACTAAAATGTGGTGTAATGTTTCAGTTTGGTGCACTTTATTCATCTATGAATATACTAGATAATATCGGTGTTTTGCTTAGAGAACATAGTAAAATTCCAAATAAAATTATAGATGAAATTTCTATGTTTTGGCTTCAAAAAGTTGGACTTGATAAACAAACAGCTACTCTTTATCCAAGCCAGTTAAGTGGCGGTATGAAAAAAAGAGCGTCTCTTGCAAGAGCTTTGGTTCTTAGCCCACAAATACTATTTTTAGACGAGCCAAATAGCGGACTTGATCCAATGAGCGCAAGAGGTTTTGATAGATTGATATGTGATCTTAGGGATAGTCTTGGTATTACCGTTGTTATGGTTACACACGATATTGATAGTATTTTTGGTATATTAGATCGCTTTTTGATAATAGAAAATAAAAAAATAATTTTTGAAGGTAATGTAGAAGAAGTTAAAGATTTAAAAAACAATCCTCTTGAGGATTTATTTAGCATGAGGGATAAAAATTATGGAAAATAA
- a CDS encoding type II toxin-antitoxin system Phd/YefM family antitoxin yields the protein MPSFNKDEIYTATEVVRNFASVMKKVDTGELGRVIIVKNSKFEAVLLSMKEYERLQNAVTLLEQIYSNRKRDEIGS from the coding sequence ATGCCATCGTTTAATAAAGATGAAATTTACACAGCAACAGAGGTTGTGAGGAATTTTGCATCAGTTATGAAAAAAGTTGATACTGGGGAATTAGGGCGAGTAATCATCGTAAAAAATAGCAAATTTGAAGCCGTACTTCTTAGTATGAAAGAGTATGAAAGACTGCAAAATGCTGTTACTTTGCTAGAACAAATTTACTCTAATAGAAAAAGGGACGAAATTGGCAGTTAA
- the ruvA gene encoding Holliday junction branch migration protein RuvA, whose translation MIKAIEGMITKKEPTFLVLKTGSGVSYGIFVSLFTYAKLEKNQKIELLITQIIREDANLLYGFLDISEQKMFEMLVKLNGIGAATAMAVCSSLNVNDFSNAIISGNAEAFRSVPGIGPKTARRIIAELSDAKIILDSEQDSSNSRNEAMQALESLGFKRDKISKVLSECKSEETSEIIKEALQILGKGVK comes from the coding sequence ATGATAAAAGCCATAGAAGGTATGATAACGAAAAAAGAACCAACTTTTTTAGTTTTAAAAACTGGAAGTGGAGTTAGTTATGGTATTTTTGTTTCGCTATTTACTTACGCAAAATTGGAAAAAAATCAAAAAATAGAACTTTTAATCACGCAAATCATTAGAGAAGATGCAAATTTGCTATATGGATTTTTGGATATAAGCGAACAAAAAATGTTTGAAATGCTAGTTAAACTAAATGGCATAGGTGCCGCAACTGCTATGGCGGTTTGTTCTAGTCTTAATGTTAATGATTTTTCTAATGCGATAATTAGTGGAAATGCCGAGGCATTTAGATCTGTTCCTGGCATTGGTCCAAAGACGGCAAGAAGAATTATCGCTGAGCTAAGCGATGCAAAAATAATTTTAGATAGTGAGCAAGATAGTAGTAATTCAAGAAACGAAGCTATGCAAGCTCTTGAATCACTTGGATTTAAAAGAGATAAAATTTCAAAAGTGTTAAGTGAGTGCAAAAGCGAGGAAACAAGCGAGATTATAAAAGAAGCACTACAAATACTTGGAAAAGGCGTAAAATGA
- a CDS encoding MlaE family ABC transporter permease codes for MNDFISYKKSSEGTIIFLNGNWTYNINKKVFSIFENIVKKSKNIILDLQNLQNIDYSMAIFLKSFQEKNGLKFKIINSNDKFNKIFNLTNDDKIDFKYIPRVIKENVFEKLGKKLIDFYYDFMMVCSFLGEFFIKFIKAFFRIKNFRSAEISNHIKTAGINSVFIVCLTSFLIGIVLVYLGSTMLSTFGATILIVEIMGMLTLREIGPMIAAIVIAGRSASSFTAQIGVMKITEEIDAMKTMGFDSFYFLTLPRVIAMIIATPLVIFLADAVSIFGQMLVCNILLDIPIASYIDRFKEMVEIKHFLVGMIKAPFFGAAISIIGCLRGFEISGSTESVGKFTTISVVNAIFWVIAIDALFAVIFMELGI; via the coding sequence ATGAACGATTTTATATCTTATAAAAAAAGTAGTGAAGGCACCATCATATTTTTAAATGGAAATTGGACTTACAATATAAATAAAAAAGTTTTTTCGATTTTTGAAAATATTGTAAAAAAAAGTAAAAATATAATCCTAGATTTGCAGAATTTACAAAATATAGATTATTCTATGGCAATTTTTTTAAAATCTTTTCAAGAAAAAAATGGATTAAAATTTAAGATTATAAACTCAAATGATAAATTTAATAAAATTTTTAATCTTACAAATGATGATAAGATAGATTTTAAGTATATTCCAAGAGTTATAAAAGAAAATGTATTTGAAAAACTTGGAAAAAAACTTATAGATTTTTATTATGATTTTATGATGGTTTGTTCGTTTTTAGGCGAATTTTTTATAAAATTTATAAAAGCTTTTTTTCGTATAAAAAATTTTAGATCAGCAGAAATTTCAAATCATATCAAAACAGCCGGTATAAATTCGGTTTTTATTGTTTGTCTTACTAGCTTTTTAATAGGCATAGTTTTGGTTTATCTTGGCTCAACTATGCTTTCAACTTTTGGTGCAACTATACTTATAGTTGAAATTATGGGAATGCTTACTTTAAGAGAAATCGGTCCAATGATTGCTGCTATTGTTATAGCTGGTCGTAGTGCGTCTAGCTTTACAGCACAAATTGGAGTTATGAAAATAACAGAAGAAATTGATGCTATGAAAACGATGGGCTTTGATTCATTTTATTTTTTAACACTTCCAAGAGTTATTGCAATGATAATAGCTACGCCTCTTGTTATTTTTCTTGCTGATGCTGTTAGTATTTTTGGTCAAATGCTTGTTTGTAATATTTTGTTAGATATACCTATAGCAAGTTATATAGACAGATTTAAAGAAATGGTTGAGATAAAACATTTTCTAGTAGGTATGATAAAAGCACCATTTTTTGGTGCGGCTATATCCATAATAGGATGTTTAAGGGGTTTTGAAATAAGTGGAAGCACAGAAAGTGTAGGTAAATTTACAACAATAAGTGTTGTAAATGCTATATTTTGGGTAATTGCCATAGATGCACTTTTTGCCGTTATTTTCATGGAGCTTGGAATTTGA
- a CDS encoding alpha/beta fold hydrolase yields MAVKEIKFGFKKYNISYEILNQNNQKDIVFLHGWGANKDIMKKAFGSKFSEFRHIYIDLPGFGKSSMNGAINTKDYAKIISRFLKEINSTKDIVVGHSFGGKVGVLLNPNTLVLLSSAGIVVKKRIIVRLKIAIFKFFKMLGFGFLYKLFATKDVAGMSKEMYETLKKVVDEDYSPYFGAYKGRAFIFWGKEDRTTPLKCGERINSLIKNSELFALSGDHFFFLLHGEFINNVVLSDCTQSHF; encoded by the coding sequence TTGGCAGTTAAAGAGATAAAATTTGGTTTTAAAAAATATAACATAAGCTATGAAATTTTAAATCAAAATAATCAAAAAGATATAGTTTTTTTACACGGCTGGGGTGCTAATAAAGATATAATGAAAAAAGCCTTTGGCTCTAAATTTAGCGAATTTAGACATATTTATATAGATTTGCCTGGATTTGGAAAAAGCTCTATGAATGGTGCTATAAATACCAAAGATTATGCAAAAATCATATCTAGATTTTTAAAAGAGATAAACTCAACCAAAGATATAGTCGTAGGGCATTCTTTTGGTGGAAAAGTCGGCGTTTTGCTAAACCCAAATACTTTAGTTTTATTAAGCAGTGCTGGTATTGTGGTTAAAAAAAGAATAATCGTAAGACTAAAAATAGCTATTTTTAAGTTTTTTAAGATGTTAGGATTTGGATTTTTATACAAACTTTTTGCCACAAAGGATGTTGCTGGTATGAGTAAAGAGATGTATGAGACACTAAAAAAAGTTGTTGATGAGGATTATAGCCCTTATTTTGGTGCTTATAAGGGTAGGGCGTTTATATTTTGGGGAAAAGAAGATAGAACTACGCCCTTAAAATGCGGCGAAAGGATAAATTCTTTGATTAAAAATAGCGAACTTTTTGCGTTAAGCGGGGATCATTTTTTCTTTTTGCTTCATGGCGAGTTTATAAATAATGTAGTTTTGAGTGATTGCACACAGAGTCATTTTTAG
- a CDS encoding 23S rRNA (pseudouridine(1915)-N(3))-methyltransferase RlmH produces the protein MEILVNCISKSNDFEDNIKRYIKMSSKYAKISQNNIFNDKISKAQSDGVKKARIAYDEAYQPYVSNFNVVLDENGKMLDSLEFAQMIKNCTKVSFFIGGAYGFSDEFKKKAQKLISLSRLTTSHGIAKLMLFEQIFRALCINAGHPYHK, from the coding sequence GTGGAAATTTTAGTTAATTGTATTTCTAAAAGTAACGATTTTGAAGATAATATAAAAAGATATATAAAAATGTCATCAAAATATGCAAAAATTTCCCAAAATAATATTTTTAATGATAAAATCTCAAAAGCACAATCAGATGGTGTTAAAAAAGCTAGGATTGCCTATGATGAAGCTTATCAGCCATATGTGTCAAATTTCAATGTCGTTTTAGATGAAAATGGCAAAATGTTAGATAGTTTAGAATTTGCTCAAATGATAAAAAATTGTACCAAAGTATCTTTTTTTATAGGTGGAGCTTATGGATTTAGCGATGAATTTAAGAAAAAAGCGCAAAAACTAATTAGTTTAAGCAGATTAACTACATCGCATGGCATTGCAAAACTTATGTTATTTGAACAAATTTTTAGAGCTCTTTGCATAAATGCAGGGCATCCATATCATAAATAA
- a CDS encoding flagellar assembly protein A, which translates to MPSDKFLDPITIETNNIKKELEKLSSNYEIDIKNIDYDLISVVCVYKLGTLEQKTITADKFGIFDDNKFFSDKNLILNQSYRVAFYDKRNHIYPKLPDIKLAVNKNFTKVICIVKAMPDFMYYDEFGDEMLKFINKKLLTSRILIGIRKEELTQSLKDISDDLRQNNALDKDYNFTITTGVLPVLSVDDDLIFHYKNKIVNTKEDGNIDYSERGFLYGVSKDEVIIEYIKPRMGICGRDVFGKTIEVKTPNSTFDPNLSISENIQKQEDDNSIKFIAKKSGYVVEEDSKFDIKEDLEVSNLSFKDTGSVSVGTENNVKLNVTQKDINKDAIGANISIETSEIIISGSVGQEAKIKANIVEVGGVTHSTSFIQTKKAKIATHIGTLECDECDINRLEKGKVFGKIIHIGSALGGEISGEEIYIDNLVSNVTITASKLIEINQNIGSSNKLIIDPTAIHAYLDQISNYQSEIKALNLDIEKLLKEIKKTKITIDDSKESINTIKDQIKKMMEKKIKIPSAFMIKLKEYKTLIKNYNDMISEYKDKNYTLETIHSNLKNIQNKIFDAQIKIKGTWEDMNDIIFVLIDPPKKLNYVTIKNDFIKLFKVEERINEEYYIYKGFEK; encoded by the coding sequence TTGCCAAGCGATAAATTCTTAGATCCTATTACAATAGAGACAAACAATATAAAAAAAGAGTTAGAAAAACTTAGTTCTAATTATGAAATTGATATAAAAAATATAGACTATGATTTGATTTCTGTTGTATGTGTTTATAAGCTTGGTACTTTAGAGCAAAAAACTATAACTGCTGATAAATTTGGTATTTTTGATGATAATAAATTTTTTAGTGACAAAAATTTGATATTAAATCAATCCTATAGAGTCGCTTTTTATGATAAAAGAAATCATATTTATCCAAAACTTCCAGATATAAAGCTTGCTGTAAATAAAAACTTTACTAAAGTTATATGTATAGTTAAGGCTATGCCTGATTTTATGTATTATGATGAATTTGGCGATGAAATGCTTAAATTTATAAATAAAAAGCTACTAACTAGTAGAATTTTAATAGGCATTAGAAAAGAAGAACTTACTCAAAGCCTAAAAGATATAAGCGATGATTTAAGACAAAATAATGCTCTTGATAAAGATTATAATTTTACTATAACTACAGGCGTTTTACCAGTTTTAAGTGTAGATGATGATCTTATTTTTCATTATAAAAATAAAATTGTAAATACAAAAGAAGATGGAAATATTGATTATTCTGAGCGTGGATTTTTATATGGTGTTTCAAAAGATGAGGTAATTATAGAGTATATTAAGCCGCGAATGGGTATTTGCGGGAGAGATGTATTTGGTAAAACAATAGAAGTAAAAACACCAAATAGCACATTTGATCCAAATTTATCTATTAGTGAAAATATACAAAAACAAGAAGATGATAACTCTATAAAATTTATCGCAAAAAAGTCTGGATATGTCGTTGAAGAAGATAGTAAATTTGATATAAAAGAAGATTTAGAGGTTTCAAATTTAAGCTTTAAAGATACTGGATCAGTTAGTGTTGGAACTGAAAATAATGTAAAATTAAATGTAACTCAAAAAGATATAAATAAAGATGCGATTGGTGCAAATATAAGTATAGAAACAAGCGAAATTATCATTTCTGGTAGTGTTGGACAAGAAGCAAAAATAAAGGCAAATATTGTAGAAGTTGGCGGAGTTACACACTCTACTTCTTTTATACAGACAAAAAAAGCAAAAATTGCAACTCATATAGGAACTTTAGAGTGTGATGAGTGTGATATAAATCGCCTTGAAAAAGGTAAAGTTTTTGGCAAAATCATCCATATAGGTTCAGCACTTGGCGGAGAAATAAGCGGAGAGGAAATTTATATAGATAATCTTGTTTCAAATGTAACCATAACCGCTTCAAAGCTTATAGAAATTAATCAAAATATAGGAAGTTCAAACAAACTCATAATAGACCCAACTGCCATTCATGCTTATTTAGATCAAATTTCTAACTATCAATCAGAAATTAAAGCTCTAAATTTAGATATAGAAAAACTTCTAAAAGAGATAAAAAAGACTAAAATAACTATAGATGATTCAAAAGAATCTATTAATACAATAAAAGATCAAATCAAAAAAATGATGGAGAAAAAAATAAAAATTCCTTCAGCTTTCATGATAAAGTTAAAAGAATACAAAACTTTGATTAAAAATTATAATGATATGATTTCAGAGTATAAAGATAAAAACTATACTTTAGAAACGATTCATTCAAATTTAAAAAATATTCAAAATAAAATTTTTGATGCACAGATAAAAATTAAAGGAACTTGGGAAGATATGAATGATATAATATTCGTTTTGATAGATCCTCCTAAAAAGTTAAATTATGTCACTATAAAAAATGACTTTATTAAGCTTTTTAAGGTTGAAGAGAGGATTAATGAAGAATATTATATTTATAAAGGTTTTGAAAAATGA
- the accD gene encoding acetyl-CoA carboxylase, carboxyltransferase subunit beta, with amino-acid sequence MDFIEIFSKIRRKQAAPSDAPSHWVKCDKCHSLMYYKEVENKFNVCPKCGHHMRLKAKDRIKLMCDEDSFVEYDKDLSPTDPLKFVDKKSYKKRIIENNEKTGLNSSVISGECKINDIAAQIVVFDFSFMGGSLGSVEGEKITRAIKRCIDKRQPLIIISASGGARMQESTFALMQMSKTSAALKLLDKEKLPYISILTDPTMGGVSASFAWLGDIIIAEPEALIGFAGGRVIKQTIGTDLPEGFQTAEFLLEHGLIDAIVQRNDHKKFVSDMLKILMNN; translated from the coding sequence ATGGATTTTATTGAAATATTTTCTAAGATAAGAAGAAAACAAGCAGCTCCAAGTGATGCTCCGAGCCATTGGGTAAAATGTGATAAATGCCACTCTTTGATGTATTACAAAGAGGTTGAAAACAAATTTAATGTTTGTCCAAAATGCGGACATCATATGAGATTAAAAGCAAAAGATCGCATAAAACTTATGTGCGATGAAGATAGTTTTGTGGAATATGACAAAGATCTCTCGCCAACTGATCCACTTAAATTTGTAGATAAAAAGTCATATAAAAAAAGAATTATAGAAAATAACGAAAAAACAGGTCTTAATAGTTCTGTTATAAGCGGAGAATGCAAGATTAATGATATAGCCGCACAAATAGTTGTTTTTGATTTTTCTTTTATGGGAGGATCTTTAGGATCAGTCGAAGGAGAAAAGATAACAAGGGCTATAAAACGCTGTATAGATAAAAGGCAACCACTTATCATAATCTCAGCAAGTGGTGGAGCAAGAATGCAAGAAAGCACATTTGCCCTTATGCAAATGAGTAAAACAAGTGCAGCATTAAAACTACTTGATAAAGAGAAGTTGCCATACATTTCAATACTTACAGATCCAACTATGGGCGGAGTTAGTGCATCATTTGCTTGGCTTGGCGATATTATAATTGCTGAACCAGAAGCACTTATAGGTTTTGCTGGTGGAAGAGTTATAAAACAAACTATAGGTACTGATTTACCGGAGGGTTTTCAAACAGCTGAGTTTTTACTAGAACATGGTCTTATAGATGCTATAGTTCAAAGAAATGACCATAAAAAATTTGTAAGTGATATGTTAAAAATATTAATGAATAATTAA